CCGACCACCCAGCATAGGGGGTCCGAAAACGAACTTGAGGGTTGCTGCCATCCTGGAAAAAGCAAATGCAATTCGTCAGGTCTGTCTCTCACTCTGTTTACTGTAACAAGGGTTTGCTCCTCGGCCCCTCCTCCCAGCACCAACTAACTAAGCTAATGTTAATTATTGAATTAGGCATTGACCGGaagtgatgaagatgatgatgcaGATAGTTGGAGTGACTCTTGAATTTTCCACAGAATGAAAACTTTTGTAACGAGTTTTTCTCCCATGTAAGGAATAGGAAAGGTACGTGATACAGTCCTACAGAAGATTCTTTATCGTGCACTATATTCATAGAGAGCACATGTTCCCTAGTCCTCCCAATGCACACCTAGATGCATGAACAATGTAGAAGGCATATGGCGTAGCATCAATTTCAGAGCTTTTTTCGAAGGTGAAATTCACTTCACTCAGATTCAGGCTCAGCATGCAACGCAGTGTCAAACAACAAGATCAACAATTCGCTTTTCTCCTCATATAAGAACGTGTATATTTGTGTTGTGCTTCCTATAAGGTTTTGGTTAATCGATTTTGTAATCCGTTATGTAGTGGTTTTATCATAATTGTCTCATGCCATGTAGCTGATGTATCTGTCTTAAATACAAtatacacaatatatatatatatagagagagagaatttACTGGTTATGTATTtgttaatgtaaataaaatttcttttgtttagaaTAGTGGGTGCATCAGAGAAGGaaggaaaggaagaaaaataaaataaaatatgaaatatttttattagaagaaaataaacgaaaattatataataaaataagacgTGGCAGTTGGAAAATTTACCACATTACCAAAATGTCAATGTCAAGTATATGCATAATAAGATCATGTGATCACTCTATGCAAGGTTACTTACATAAAAATTGATAGTCTCAGTTTTGAgctaaaagtaatatatgtcaaaaatactttacttttaatattatgaaataattatttaacatcTATTTCATTACTTATACTTATATAAAGGTAAAATGGTcaggtaaattttttatttgtaaaagaaaacagtaaaaagtAGTAAAagatcataataaaattattttaagtgtcAAAATAATCATTACGGTTACTATCAGGCTATTGAAGATACCTTCATACTATATTTTATATGCATGTGTAATGTCactcaatatttaattttattttacaatattatgAAATCATTAGTGTTTATCATTTTAaagtgaaatataaaataaaatacattactttttttttatgattactttttttttatgattgtctGTTAGTCATAGCTggatgataaattataatttgagtAGTGAATCAATAAGTTTGGTCATTATTGATAAGTTTGTCGATGATATATCAGTTTGATAGTTATCTCACAGTCTAAAGTATAAATGAATGAGTCTAGCCAAAGACTAAACAGGTTGGTTGATCATATACCAATATGGATAGAGTTCCACCATCCGAAATACAAGTTACCAAAATCAACCAGTCACCAAACAAGACAATCGGCCATGTATCATCCTAGATAACCAATCACCGACTAGGTGAGTAGGACAATGAGTCTGGCCAACCACCAAATAGGTTGACCGACCATGCACTAGGTCAGATAAGTCAAGCATTGACTCATAGTTAGCCTTCGAGCTTGGATGACCATCGAGCAGACTGTCCGACCTTTAATTGGACTGATCGGTATGAACAAAACCAGAATAAATTAGTCTTAACTGATcaacttaatattaaaatttaactactcACAATTGAATCATAATTAGGTcgatgataataaaaaatccacaaaacctaaaaataaaagtttgatatAAGAAAGCATGTTACTTACATTACTTGATGTCtgtcatatataattttaacatcAAAATACCTAACATTTGAACTTCAAATAACACAACGAGTTCGGTCAGCCACTAAATAGGTTAACCGACCATACACTAGATCAGATAAGTTAAGCATTGAATCATATAATCGAGCTTGAATGACCATCGAATAGACTGTCAAACCTTCAATTAGACTAATCGTTGATCAACTTAATGTTAAAgcttaattattcataattaaataattgaaatcataattaggttaatattaataaaaactcaTGCAACCtacaaataaaagtttatataaaaaatacattacttACATTAATTGATATCTGTAATAGGTAATTGTGATATACGTAACATTTGGACTTCAAATAATACAATAGAATTCAGCCATTTGACCACGTCCCAAACACTTTcattatctaattttaaaaatatagaaaactaatagtattatatttttatgctaaaaaagaaaaaacttggATTGTAtagtaaaaatttcaatttgtgttcttaattattattaataagtgattttatgttaaaatataaaacagtaAACAAGTAACAAAAATATGGTTGGAGAGAAAACAGCTCCGAACGCCGCCTGGTAGctgtctttctctctctttcttttctgcAAACTTCAAAAACCCTTCTTAATTCTTTTTCCATCATCTTCACACACCACTGCCAACAGCATAAAAGGTACCAACTTTATTTGACCTTTTGCAATTCTGATTCTCTTGGTGTTCCAGTTCAATCCTAAGGATAGCCCCCTCGTTTCCTATTTTCAAAAGAATTGTGGGAATTGACCCCTTTTCCCGAAACCCTTttggtttttttgtttttgtttttgttctagatacgaaggaagaagaaaacccCATCTTTGAAGCAGAGGCATGGAGAGCACGGGGCGTGTACCACTGTCGGATGTAGTGGCAGATTGTGCGAAGCGGTGGTTCAAGGACACTCTCAAGGAGGCTAAGGCAGGTGATATAAACATGCAGGTCTTGGTGGGTCAGATGTACTATCATGGCTATGGTATTCCCAAAGATGGTCAGAAGGTGTGTTTCTTTGACTTTCTTGGTTTTTGCTGTTTTCCTTGCATTCAGTCTGCTTCAATGAACTTTCATTGGATTGGAGTTTTGTTTTCGGGGTTTGTTTGTGGCAAACGTCATAGTTTTTGGGGGTTTTGTAATTCAATCAGAGCTGGAGTTTTGTTTCGGCAACTTATACTGTTTTTTAATGCAAGTAAGCATTTTAGTTCTTTCTATGATCCTAAATCATGTATATTTTAACGTACACACCTTTATAATGCTTATATTCATATGCACATATGTCTAGAGTAGCAATATGAGAAGTTGTATCAATTTGAGGAGTCTTTTTAGCTTGTGAGGTCAGGTTTTCTTCTTTAATAGAGTTGAAACTCAATCTTTTGTGTTTTccaattttgttgttttaatgTGCAGTACACAGAAGTGGCTGCAAATATGTATGTAAAGAGTTTATTGCGCAAAATATGGATTATATGGACCATTGATCAAATATaaagaacaataaaaattataaataatgtgTGGAATGTAGATGTACTTGTTTCGTCATTCTCTTTTGTTTCCAAGGCTGATGTTATTAGTTTGGGAATGAAGGGAAGACTTTGGCTGACTAAAGCCTCGAGGGCCAGATCTTCAGTCTGGAGAGTTGGCCGTAAACCTCCAGGTAAATCCTCCCTTGTTCTATGCTAGCAGAATATTATCTATGTTTTCTATTGTAATTTAGTGTGACCCTTTTTGGTTTTGGTGCATTTTTTATAGGTTATAATGCAAGTGATTCGGAGTCTGACGATTTGGAAAATGATTCTTGAACACGCTAAATTTGATTTCATGTCCAAAATTCTGAAAGGTGATTTTATCCTCATCTCTGAGCACTTACTTCATGTTGTTCGTGAttttattttacacttttaAGGCCACGTTTATTATCTAATAGAAAAACTTAGGCCTTGGGCTTTTGAAATGTGTGCCTTATTTCTTCCTATTTCTATCGTCGTGTGTTTTATCATGAAGCTCCGCCTCACAAATGGTGTGTTTCTGTGTCCGACATGTGTTGGCGATAGCAACACGATGTTAATATGTGTCTCTGACATAATTTTGACATGACTCTAACACAATGTTAATAAggataaatacaataattttctAAAAGCCCATAAACTTGTAAACTTATTGCATAAGTTTCTATCATGATTATAGAAATAAGGAACAAATTTATATGATCACTACTTTTCACTTTTTGGATATTAGATAGATGGATTGGATTGTATTAGGTGACAATaggtttatattattatatttgactAATATTGtttatagatgattttgagTATATAAATAATggttgttaaattaaataattcatagTGATCTAATATATAGATCCGTGTCCTTGTATCTACGTTTTGGAGACTACACATGTCAAAGTGTGTCCATATCGTGTCTAGTGTGCCCTTCAAGAAGTTTATGTATATTGTAATCTTGACATAGAGAAGTATGTTTGATTTTCTCAACATGTTGTTTGGAACATCAtgtcatttctttttaaaatgattttatctcCCAATTTCTCGTTAAAATAAACTAGTCAGCTGCAATCCAGTTGTTAATTGATGTGTTTATGACTTAAAAAACTTTAGCCTTATAATCCTTAAGATTAACTTGCCCAAAACCAAGTATACATAGGATCTTTGTCTTGAATGGCTTGGCCTAAAGGTCTATGGTCCGTCTGGGATAATGAGTCTTGGTTATAGGACGAGCACAAGAGGTTGGATATATTTGGGTCTCTGTATTGCATGAGACTCATTTAGGGTAGGAAACCCTACTTTGTTTCATCACGCTTGACAAGACCTACTGCCCCATTACTCATAAATAATAGGGTGAATATAAACTGTTTCTAGGTCTATAAATATACTACACTATCActataaacaatataaacaacACAAATTGAATGCTTCTAGCTTAAGCTGTCTCAAGAACTTTGGCTAGAACAGAAACTAATGTGGCACCACAAAGTAGTATAAATGGTCTGAGCCATTGAACTAATGGATGTTTTGGAAGTGTTAACTGCTTAGTCTTTGTATTGTAGTGCTTCATATTATAAGAGACATTCTTGATTGAAGTATTAAACTGTGGTTTCTTGATTgatatatttgttttgtaggtGTGTGTGGCATCATGCTTCTTCATAACCACCATCATATATGTTCTTGTGACCTCCagaattttattttgctttctgATCTGTGTATGATATGCTACACcttttttaattaaaggtaAAAGAAAAGCAAACATTATTACCCTTTTGAGAAAACTGTTACTTGATGATTGAGGGTGTTTTAACTTTCCTTGATATGTCACCATATCATGCCAAATAGAAGAGGAACGtgtatatgttttttcatacatttttaaTCTGGAATGCAGTTTCTCGCTTCCAAATGATGTTAATTTGTCTAGTTTCATGGCATGCTCTATTCTGCGGGCAAAAGCACCATTTTGGtgcaatttttaaaaaatcaccTAAATGggacatatttgtaaaataattacaaaagtaaGTACGTAGTTGTGTTAAGGTAACACGATTttaattcaaaacatttttaaagttgaagtcatgttataagtttatattttacatgACCTGAACTAAAGTCGTGTcaactttttcaatttaaaatatatt
This sequence is a window from Vigna angularis cultivar LongXiaoDou No.4 chromosome 2, ASM1680809v1, whole genome shotgun sequence. Protein-coding genes within it:
- the LOC108347074 gene encoding uncharacterized protein LOC108347074 isoform X1, encoding MESTGRVPLSDVVADCAKRWFKDTLKEAKAGDINMQVLVGQMYYHGYGIPKDGQKADVISLGMKGRLWLTKASRARSSVWRVGRKPPGYNASDSESDDLENDS
- the LOC108347074 gene encoding uncharacterized protein LOC108347074 isoform X2 translates to MESTGRVPLSDVVADCAKRWFKDTLKEAKAGDINMQVLVGQMYYHGYGIPKDGQKGRLWLTKASRARSSVWRVGRKPPGYNASDSESDDLENDS